GCGCTGGGCCTTCTCGATGGCGTTGGTCACCATGCGGTGCTCGATGGCTTCACCGGACTGCATGCCCAGGGCCTTCATGAAGTTCTTCACCCGGTCCGAGGCGAAGATACGCATCAGGCTGTCTTCCAGCGACAGGTAGAAACGGCTGGAACCGGCGTCACCCTGGCGACCGGCACGGCCGCGCAGCTGGTTGTCGATACGGCGCGATTCGTGACGCTCGGACGCGATCACCTGCAAGCCACCGGATTCCAGCACGGCCTGGTGGCGTTTCTGCCAGTCAGCCTTGATCTGGGCGATCTGCTCGGGGGTCGGGTTGTCGAGCGAAGCCACTTCCACTTCCCAGTTGCCGCCCAACAGGATGTCGGTACCACGACCGGCCATGTTGGTGGCGATGGTCAGCGCGCCGGGGCGACCGGCCTGGGCAATGATCTCGGCTTCCTTTTCGTGGAACTTGGCGTTGAGGACCTTGTGCTCGATGCCTTCCTTGTTGAGCAGGTTGGACACGTGCTCGGAAGTCTCGATGGTCGCGGTACCCACCAGGATCGGACGACCCTTGGCCATGCCGTCCTTGATGTCATTGATGATCGCCGCGTATTTCTCTTCGGCGGTCAGGAATACCAGGTCGTTGAAGTCTTTACGCGCCAGTGGCTTGTTCGGCGGGATGACCACCACCGACAGACCGTAGATCTGATGGAATTCGAACGCTTCGGTGTCGGCCGTACCGGTCATGCCGGACAGCTTGTTGTACAGACGGAAGTAGTTCTGGAAGGTAGTGGAGGCCAACGTCTGGCTTTCGGCCTGGATGTTGAGCATTTCCTTGGCTTCGATGGCCTGGTGCAGGCCTTCGGACAAGCGACGACCGGGCATGGTACGGCCGGTGTGTTCGTCGACCAGTACCACCTGACCGTCCTGGACGATGTATTCGACGTTGCGATGGAACAGTTTGTGAGCACGCAGGCCGGCATACACGTGGGTCAGCAGGCCCAGGTTATGCGCCGAGTACAGGCTTTCGCCTTCAGCCAGCAGGCCGATCTGGGTCAGCATGTCTTCGACGAACTGGTGGCCAGCCTCGTTGAGTTCGACCTGACGGGTCTTCTCGTCGATGGTGAAATGACCGTCTTTGGTCACCACGCCTTCGACTTCCTCGATGTGCTGCTCCAGGCGCGGGATCAACTTGTTGATCTCGGTATACAGGCGCGAGCTGTCTTCGGCCTGGCCGGAGATGATCAGCGGGGTACGGGCTTCGTCGATCAGGATGGAGTCGACTTCGTCGATCACGGCAAAGTTGAGTTCGCGCTGGAATTTTTCTTCCATGCTGAACGCCATGTTGTCGCGCAGGTAGTCGAAACCGAATTCGTTGTTGGTGCCGTAGGTGATGTCGGCCGCGTAGGCAGCGCGCTTCTCTTCCGGCGGCTGGAACGGGGTCACCACGCCGACGGTCAGGCCGAGGAATTCATACAGCGGGCGCATCCAGTTGGCGTCCCGGCGAGCCAGGTAGTCGTTCACCGTCACCACGTGCACGCCCTTGCCGGACAGTGCGTTGAGGTAAACACCCAGGGTTGCCACCAGGGTCTTGCCTTCACCGGTACGCATTTCGGCAATCATGCCTTCGTGCAAGGTCATGCCGCCGATCAACTGGACGTCGAAGTGGCGCATGCCCATGACGCGCTTACCGGCTTCACGGGCGACCGCAAAGGCTTCGGGAAGCAGCTTGTCGAGGGTTTCACCTTTGGCTATGCGGGCCTTGAACTCTTGGGTCTTGGCGCGCAATTGCTCGTCCGACAGGGCAACCATCTGCTCTTCGAAGGCATTGACCAGCTGCACCGTCTTGAGCATGCGTTTGACTTCGCGCTCATTCTTGCTTCCAAAAAGTTTCTTTAACAAAGGCGCAAACATATCGGCAGGTTCTTCCACACATAGGGATGGAGGGCGCACCGTGAGTGGCCCGAGCAGCCCTCACGGCCGCATGCGAACGCGCATTCTACCCGGAATCGTGGGTGAGGAAAGTGGCGTTGTTCCCGGAGGCGGGCACGGCGCTGTGAGAGGGCTTGTTTAAAATAAGGGCTTTTGCTGGAACTTCAACCCATCAAATGCAGAAGTTACTTGTTGATTTCACGAGAAAAGCCCTGCTTTTGCATGGCCTCGGGGCCCAGAGGCGCTTTCTGTTAAGATAGTCGCTCTGTTACTTAAGGTGTCTAAACATGGCATTTCGCCCTCTTACAGCCCGCGCTCCCGGCGTGTTGCTTCGCGAAGCCAAGCCGCTCAAAGCCATCTTCGGCCACGCGCAACGCCTGGGGCGTTTGCAACGCCTGCTCGAAAGCCAGCTGCAACCGGCTGCCCGCGAGCACTGCCATGTGGCGTCCTGGCGTGAAGGCAACCTGCTATTAATTGTCACTGACGGGCATTGGGCAACCCGCTTGCGTTACCAGCAAAAACGCTTGCAGCGCCAATTGATGGAGTTTGACGAGTTTGCCGGCCTTACGCGCATTCAGTTCAAGGTGCAGCCGCCCACCGTACTGCGCAGCACGGCGGGGAATACGATGGACCTGTCGCAAACTGCGGCCGAAACCCTCCAGGCCACGGCCGAAGGGATCAACGACCCGGGCTTGCGCGCGGCATTGGAACGGCTGGCCGCCCATGCCAGGCCCAAACCCTGAGCCCTACTTGCGCTTGCTGCCACCGAGCAACGAGCCTAACAAGCCGCGCACCAACTGCCGCCCCATCTGATTGGCGGCCTGCTGCATGGCGGATTTGAGCGCCTTGCCTGCTGCGGTTCCCAGGAAAGCGCCGGCCTTGTCGGTGAAGCTGGGTTCCTCGGTCGTCGGCTTGGCCTCCTCGGTCGGCCCCAGATCCTTGCGCGCCATCAGCACTTCATAGGCCGATTCACGGTCAATCGGCTTGTCATACCGGCCCTGCAGCGGCGAACTGGCGACCAACGCCGCACGTTCGGCCTCGGTGAGCGGCCCGATCCGCGACTGGGGTGGCGCGACCAACACGCGCTGGACTACTTCCGGCGTGCCCTTTTCCTGCAAGGTGCCCACCAGCGCCTCACCGGTGCCCAACTCGGTCAGCACCGCCAAGGCCTCAAATGCCGGGTTGGGCCGGAAACCGTCCGCCACCGCCCGCAGGGATTTCTGCTCCTTGGTGGTAAATGCCCGCAGGCCATGCTGAATCCGCAGCCCCAGTTGCGCCAGTACCGTGTCAGGCAAATCCCCCGGCGACTGGGTGACGAAATACACACCCACGCCTTTGGAGCGAATCAACCGCACTACCTGCTCCAAACGGTCCTGCAGCGCCTTGGGCGTGTCGGCGAACAACAGGTGCGCCTCATCGAAAAACAGCGCCAACAGCGGTTTTTCGGCATCACCGCGCTCCGGTAGCTGCTCGAACAGTTCGGCCAGCAGCCACAGCAGAAACGTCGCATAGACCTTCGGCGCATCGTGCACCAGGCGGCTGGCGTCCAGCAGATGGATACGCCCGCGCCCGTCGCTGGCCGGCTGCAAAATATCTTCGAGCTGCAGGGCCGGCTCGCCAAACAGCGCTTCGGCGCCCTGCTGCTCCAGCACCGCAAGGCGCCGCAACAACGCCTGACTGGAACCGGTGGTCATCAACGCTGCGTCGTCGCCCAACAGCTCGGGGTGGTAACGCAGGTGGTTGAGCAAGGCCTTGAGATCTTTAAGGTCCAGCAGTAACAAACCTTCGCGGTCAGCCACCTTGAATGTCGCGTACAGCGCCGACTGCTGGCTGTCGGTGAGTTCCAGCAGGCTGCCGAGCAACAACGGCCCCATTTCGCTGATGGTGGTGCGCAACGGATGACCGGACTGCCCGTGGATATCCCACAGGGTGACCGGATAAGCCTTGGGCGCGTAATCAAGGAAGGGCATACCCGCGATGCGTTCGGCGACTTTGCCCTGGGGGTTGGCCGCAGCGCCCAGGCCGCAAAGGTCGCCCTTGATGTCGGCGGCAAAGACTGCCACGCCCGCATCACTGAAGGCTTCGGCCAGGCGCTGCAAGGTGACGGTCTTGCCGGTGCCCGTGGCGCCGGCGATCAACCCGTGACGGTTGGCCAGGCGCATGGACTGGGCGATGGGCTGGCCATCTGGACCGGCACCGATAAGCAATTGTGTGGAGTCAGGCATTTCGTCACCTATGGTTAATCTTTAATGCAGCGGGGTCGATACAGACCATGTGAAACCTACAAAGTCTAAAAATAGGACAGATATTTCCTACGGGTGCCCCTGGTGCAAGCACCAGAAGTACCACACCTTTTTTGACGCTGCCATTTTTGCGCATCCCACCAGGACGCGCCCCGAATATCAAGACCTTAGCGGACCCTACAAGCCATGAATAAAAACCTGCGCTTCAGCCATAAAATTTTGCTTGCAGCCTCCCTTATCGTCATCGCCGCCTTCGCGTTATTTACGCTTTATAACGATTACCTTCAGCGCAATGCGATTCGTGAAGACCTCAACAGCTACCTGCATGAAATGGGCGACGTCACCGCCGGCAGTATTCAGACCTGGCTCACCGGACGCATCGCTCTGGTGGAAAACGCCGCACAGAATATCGCCCTTAATCCCGATCCATCGGTGGTTGCCAGCCTGCTGGAACAGAAAGCGCTGACCTCCTCGTTCATGGCGACCTACGTCGGCGACAGCCAGGGCTCCTTCACCATCCGTCCCGACATGAAGATGCCCGACGGTTTCGACCCGCGTGTTCGCCCCTGGTACAAGGGCGCCCAGACCAGCAACGGCTCGACCCTGACCGAGCCCTATATCGACGCGGGTACGGGGCAACTGATTATTTCCATCGCCACACCGAGCGCCAAGGCTGGCCAGAGCATCGGTGTGGTCGGCGGCGACTTGAGCCTGCAAACCCTGGTGGACAACATCGCTGCACTGGACTTGGGCGGCATGGGTTACGCGTTCCTGGTCAGCGCCGACGGCAAAGTGCTGGTGCACCCGGACAAGGCCCTGGTGATGAAGACCCTGACGGACGTCTACCCGAAAGACACCCCGAAAATCAGCGGCGACATCAGTGAAGTTCAGGCCAACGGCAAGGCCAATATCGTCACCTTCACCCCGATCAAGGGCCTGCCGTCGGTGAACTGGTACCTGGGCATCTCGGTGGATAAAGATAAGTCGTTCGCCATGCTCAGCGAATTCCGTACCTCGGCGGTCATTGCCACGATCATCGCCGTGGTGATCATCATCGCGTTGCTGGGCATGTTGATCCGCGTGTTGCTGCAACCGCTGCACGTGATGACCCGGGCCATGGAGGACATCGCCGACGGCGAAGGCGACCTGACCCGTCGCCTGACCATCCAGAACAACGACGAATTCGGCACCCTGGGTACGGCGTTCAACCGTTTCGTCGAGCGCATTCATACCTCGATCCGCGAAGTATCGTCGGCCACCGAACAAGTCAATGAAGTCGCACTGCGGGTGGTCAGCGCCTCCAACTCCTCGATGGTCAATTCGGACGAACAGTCCAACCGCACCAACAGCGTCGCGGCGGCCATCAACCAACTGGGCGCGGCCGCCCAGGAAATTGCCCGTAACGCAGCGCAAGCCTCCAACCAGGCCAGCGACGCGCGGCATCTGGCCGAAGACGGCCAGCAGGTGGTGGAGCGCAATATCAAGGCGATGACCCAACTGTCGAGCATGATCAGCACCTCCAGCACCCATATCGAGGCGCTGAACAGCAAGACGGTGAACATCGGCCAGATTCTGGAAGTGATCACCAGTATTTCCCAGCAGACCAACTTGCTCGCGCTCAACGCCGCCATCGAAGCCGCGCGTGCCGGTGAAGCCGGCCGTGGCTTCGCGGTGGTGGCCGATGAGGTGCGCAACCTGGCGCATCGCACCCAGGAATCGGCGCAACAGGTGCAAAAGATGATCGAGGAACTGCAAGTCGGCGCCCGCGACTCGGTGAGCACCATGAGTGAAAGCCAGCGCCACAGCCAGGACAGCGTGGAAATCGCCAACCTGGCGGGCGAGCGCTTGAGCAGCGTGACTCAGCGTATTGGCGAGATCGACGGCATGAACCAGTCCGTGGCCACCGCCACCGAGGAACAGACGTCGGTGGTGGAGTCGATCAATATGGACATCACCGAAATCAACACCCTGAACCAGGAAGGCGTGGAAAACCTCCAATCGACGCTGCGCGCCTGTGCGGACCTGGAACGCCAGGCTGCACGCTTGAAGCAAATGGTGGGCAGCTTCAGGATCTGATACACAGAGGGCTTGCCCCGATGGGCATGGCTACCTGCGGTAGCCCCCAACGCTAACCACGATGCGCAGCGAGTCGCTCTTGATCTTGATCTGCTTTTGATCTCAGGCGCCCCGTTAAACCACGCTGGCCGAACGCAGGCTTGAATTCGTGGGTAACCCGGCAGGACGCCGGGTTAGCCGCCCCGCGCCATGGATGGCGCATGGCGGCGGCCCACGGATTCAAGCCTGCGTTCGGGCACACCGAGCCTAAGCGAGGTGCCGAGTGGTGGGGCAAGAGCGTTTTGCTTACTTTTGCGCTTTTCAAAAGTGAGCCGCTGTAAAAGCGGAACCCTAAGTGGCCGTTACCGCAGAAACGGATATGTACTCGGTCCAATCCAACATCCTGGTCGGCCCAGAGGCCGCCATCGGGGGCAAGCCCCCTCCCACATTTGGATTTCGGATCGTCAGGTAGATACGCGTTTGGCTGTCCGGCCGTCACGGGAGCCCCTCCCACATTTACCATCATTTCAAGCTCGAACACGCGGCACGACATCAATCCCGATCGAACATCTATCCTTACCTCAGGTCCACGTTAAGGAGAGCAATGGATCGGAGGGATGTTCATCGTGCATATCGCTGACATAACCATGTTCTACGCCCCGGCCAGCGGTGGCGTACGCACTTATCTGGACGCCAAGCACCGGCGCCTGGCGCTGAAACCTGGCATTCGCCACAGCCTGCTGGTGCCTGGCGCCCACTTGAGCGAGCGAGACGGTATTTTCGAGGTGCCGGCGGCGCCGCTGCCCTTCGGCAAAGGCTACCGCTTCCCCCTGCGCCTGGCGCCTTGGCGAAACGTCCTGCACGATTTACAGCCTGATCTGATCGAAGTCGGCGATCCGTACCTGACCGCCTGGGCCGCTCTGGACGCCCGGCGCCAGCTCGACGTGCCGGTCATCGGCTTTTATCACTCCGACCTTCCGCTGCTGGTGCGCAACCGCATGGGCGCCTGGCTCACCCCCAATGTCGAAGCCTATGTCAGCAAACTCTATGGGAATTTTGACCGGGTACTGGCTCCCAGTCAGGTCATGGCCGACAAACTCACTGGGCTCGGGGTGAAAAACGTTTTCGTACAGCCCTTGGGCGTCGACCTGCAAACCTTCACCCCCGCCGCGCGCGACCCGGGCCTGCGCGCCGAACTGGGGATCGATGAAGACACTCGGCTGCTGATTTTCGCCGGCCGTGGTTCCAAAGAGAAAAACCTGCCGGTGCTGCTCAATTGCATGAAACGCCTGGGCGAGGGTTATCACCTGCTGCTGGTGGGCTCCGGTATGCCGGCCAGCGTGCCGGACAACGTCACCGTGGTCGACGGCTTCCGCCCGGCCCAGCATGTTGCCCGCTTGATGGCCAGTGCCGATGCGCTGCTGCATGGTGGCGACCAGGAAACCTTTGGCCTGGTCATTCTGGAAGCCATGGCCTGTGGCATCCCGGTGGTCGCCGTCGCGGCAGGCGCTTTCACCGAGATTGTCGACGAGCGCTGCGGTTTACTCTGTGCGCCCAACAACCCAAAAGCCATGGCCGATGCGGTCCGCGAACTGTTCGGCGCCGACAGTCGCCGTCTGGGGGAACAGGCTCGGCGCCATGTGGAACAGCATTACGCATGGGATGCGGTGGTGGACAGCCTGCTGGGGCACTACCACGCCGTGCTGGGTACTCACAAACCGATGCTCGCCCATGGCTGAACGTTCAGTAATGCTGGTGCTGCATGATGTGGCGCCGAGCACTTGGGCCGATTACCGGCCTTTTGTCGAGGCCGTCGATGCCCTCGGCGATGTCCCTATCACCTGGCTGGTGGTCCCGGATTTTCACCACCATAACGCCCTCGCCGCCCACGGTGACTTCCGGCGCCTGCTCGATAGCCGCGTCGCCCGCGGCGATGAACTCGCCTTGCACGGTTATTACCACTGCGACGAACAACCTCGGCCACGTACGCCAAAAGAATGGTTCATGCGGCGCATCTATACCCATGAAGGCGAGTTTTACCAGCTGTCCGAAGCCGAGGCGTTACAGCGCCTGACTGACGGCATTGAAGTATTCCAGCGTAATGACTGGCCGCTGCACGGGTTTGTCGCGCCCGCCTGGTTGATGAGCCAGGGCACCCGGCTGGCGCTGCGTCAGTTACCGCTGAGCTATACCAGCGACCCGCAGCATCTGTATCGCCTGCCTGACTTCACGCGCATCCCTGCGCCGGGCCTGGTGTGGAGCGCTCGCAGTGCGTGGCGCCGGGGCCTGTCCAAAGTCTTAAGCGACCAACGTGAACAGCGCTGGCAGACAGCCCCGGTGATCCGCCTGGGGTTGCACCCCGTGGACATGCGCCATGCGTTCTCGCGCCATTACTGGCTGCACACCCTGCAACGACTGCTCGACGACGGCCGCACGCCACACACCAAGGCCGCTTGGCTGTCGACGCTGCCATGCGCCGGCTGATCTGGCTCCTGCTGGCGCTGTTGGTCGCCCTGGTGATTCCGGTGTGGCTGGGTGGCGGCGAAACCGTGGCACGGCTGCGGCAGTTTCCGCTGCCCCAGTTACTGGGGATGTTTGCCATGATCATCGGCTGCTGGTTGATCAACAGTCTGCGCATCCGCTTGTTGCTGGGCGAACAGCGCGGCAAGTTGGGATGGCGCAAAAGCCTGGGCGTGGTGATATCGACGGAGTTCGCCATGTGCGCGACGCCTGGCGGTAGCGGTGGGCCGCTGACGCTGATGGGCCTGCTGGCGCGCAATGGCATCCGGCCTGCCCACGGCAGCGCGGTGTTTGCCATGGACCAGTTGAGTGATTTGCTGTTTTTCCTCTGCGCATTACTGGGCATCGTGCTGTACGCGCTGTTTCATAGCCTCAGCCCGCGCCTGGAATGGCTGCTGGGGGTCAGTGCGGTGTCGATGGTCGGTGGCGTCGTCGGTTGCCTGATGGTGGTTCGCTTTCACCGCCGGCTGATTCGCCTGGCCGGGCGGGTGCTCAAGGCGCTGCATGTGCGCGTCGCCACGCGTCGGCGCTGGGCCCGTCGAGTGCTGCGCTTCCTCGCGGCATTCGCCCAGACGCTGAAATTGCCCTTGCCCACGCTGCTCGGCGTGTTTGCGCTGACCAGCCTGCACTGGCTGATACGCTACAGCGTGTTGTACCTGGCGCTAAAAGGGTTGGGGGGTGATGTGCAGTGGGCCTGGTGTTTCCTGATCCAGATGCTGTCCTTGACTGCAGGTCAATTCAGCCTGTTGCCCGGCGGGGCCGGGGCGGCGGAGTTGACGTCGGCGGCCTTGCTGGCGCCCATGGTGGGCAAATCCACGGCGGCGGCGGCGATTCTGATCTGGCGCGCAGTGACCTACTACTTCTATCTGCTGGCCGGTGCGCCCGTGTTCCTGTTGATGGTGGGCAAACCGCTGCTCAAGCGTCTTTTTCAGGGCCCGCAGGCGGCTTCCCAGCGTCCTGCAACTGCTTCCACAACTGGGCAGCGCCGGGAAACTCAGTCCCATCATCGGCGCCCAGCGCGTCCGGGTCGTAGCGACTCAGACACCCCTCACCCACGGTAGCGGGTGGCCTGGCTGTCGCCTTGTCGAGTGGATCAGCCATGGTCGGCTCCTGAACATAAAAAAGGGCCCGTAGAGTTTTACTCCCGGGCCCCTGCTTGTTCAATCACAACGCGCTGATCAGAACACCACGGTCTTGTTGCCGTGCACCAACACGCGATCTTCCAAGTGATAACGCAAACCGCGGGCCAGCACCATCTTCTCGACGTCACGACCGAAACGCACCATGTCTTCGATGCTGTCGCTGTGGCTGACACGAACCACGTCCTGCTCGATGATCGGACCGGCGTCCAGCTCTTCGGTGACGTAGTGGCAGGTCGCGCCGATCAACTTCACGCCGCGCAGGGACGCCTGGTGATAAGGCTTGGCACCCACGAACGAAGGCAGGAAGCTGTGGTGAATATTGATCACCTTGCCGGCGTATTCGCGGCACAGTTCCGGCGGCAGGATCTGCATGTAGCGCGCCAGCACCACCACGTCGGCGTCGTGCTGCTTGACCAGGCGGGACACCTCGGCGAAGGCAGGCTCCTTGTCCTGCGGGTTGACCGGCACGTGGTAATACGGGATGCCATGCCATTCGACCATGCTGCGCAGGTCATCATGGTTGGAGATCACACAGGCGATCTCGCAATCGAGTTCATCGCTGTGCCAGCGGTGCAGAAGGTCCGCCAGGCAATGGGATTCACGGCTGGCCATCAGGACGACGCGTTTTTTCTGCTCGGTGTCGGTGATGTGCCAGGTCATCGAAAACTCTTCGGCGATCGGCGCAAACGCCTCGCGAAAGGCTTCCAGACCAAAAGGCAATGTATCGGCACGGATTTCGTGACGCATGAAAAACCAACCGCTGAGATCATCCGAGTGATGGCTCGCCTCGGTGATCCAACCGTTATGAGAAGCCAGAAAGTTACTGACCTTGGCAACGATGCCAACCCGGTCCGGGCAAGCAATCACCAGCCGAAAAGTGCGCATTAGGGGGAAACTCCAGAACTTCACAAAGGCCGCCATTCTAGCGATTGCGCAGAAAAACTGCAGTACTCCTTGCGGCTTATTCTGAACCGCTGCGGCGGCAACAGCCCTTAATAGCGTAAGGTTTTACCACCGGTATATGACCGTACCCGGGTTAACTCGGCACTTAGCAGCATTAAGGCAATTGTTTTTAGCGGCTCGCCTGATAATTAACTCGACTGCACAGCGAAGCCGCAAACATTCAATGTAATTCACCTAAATAGCCGGTTAAATGTTTACTTGATCAAATTGCCTGACTATTATTAGGCCACTCACCCTGTCATCAGCGTTCTACATAAGGTAGTCCACATGTCTCTGATCAACGAATACCGCGCCACCGAAGAAGCTATCAAAGAGCTGCAAGCCCGTTTGAAGAACCTGTCCCAAGACGACAAGCTGAAAACCGAGCTGGAATTCGAAGGCAAACTGCGCACCCTGATGGGCGAATACTCCAAATCCCTGCGTGACATCATCGCGCTGCTGGATCCGGAATCGAAAGTTAAAGCACCGCGCGGCGCTGTGAAAACTACCGGCACCAAACGTGCTCGCAAGGTCAAGCAATACAAAAACCCGCACAACGGTGAAGTGATTGAAACCAAAGGTGGCAATCACAAGACGCTGAAAGAGTGGAAAGCCAAGTGGGGCGGTGACGTGGTTGAAGGTTGGGCTACCCTGCTGGGCTAAGCCTGGTCGGATTTACACCCGATACGCAACACATTAAAAACGCCAGCTTGCTGGCGTTTTTTATTGTCTCGATTTTTTGCAGTTGTCCGGCTACAGATTCAGGCGAGCCGCTAAAGAGTCGGCATAGTCCTGCCATTCACCCAGTACCTGGCACTGGAACGAAGTGACACTGTTTTCCAACTCCTCACGCGCAAGCTTAAATGCCATCAAGGTATTGGGTGCGCCCCACACCGGGTCCGACAAACGTTGCTGACAGAAAAGTCTCCAGCGCTCTTGTTCCTCGCTGCTCAAGGTTTCAGGAAAGTTACGCGCGCGGTAGCGAAATAATAATTCGGGCAAACGATGATCATCGAAGGGCCATTGCTGACGCCCTAATTGAACCGGCTCTGCCATGCGAACTTGTTCACATAAACGCCGGTCACGGTCGCCGATAAAACCGTCATAGAGCTGCTGCTCCGGGTCCCCGTTCGCCGCAGATTCCTCTTCGGCATAAATGCTCGCCAACTTGTCGCGCCAAACTTCCTGTGCGTCAGTTAGTCGCAGCGCGCGCGCCTGATAAACGCCCATATCCAATTGCAACCGCTCGCGATCTTCGGCCCGCAGCACCTTCAACGGTGCGACGACCGGGCAGCGGTTGATGTGTAACAACTTCAAAGGCACCGCCAGCTCGCCCTCCGCCAGTTGATCGCGGCGCGTATAAAGGCGTTCGCGCAATGTATCGGCATCCAGTTCAAGCAGGGCCTGCGGGTCGAGTCCCAGGTCGCAGACAATCAATGCATTGCGATTGCGCGGATGCCACGCCAAAGGCAATACGACACCCAGATAATGACGTTCGGCGCTGAAGCGTCCGGAAATGTGCACCATTGGCTGCAACAAGCGCACCTGATCCATCACCCGTTGCTTGCTGCGCAACTGGAACAGCCATTCAAACAGTCTGGGCTGCTTGTCCCGCACCAATCGCGCCAGGGCAATGGTCGCGCGCACGTCAGACAACGCATCATGAGCCTGGCCGTGGTCGATGCCATTGGCCTCGGTCAAGCGCTCAAGCTTGAGCGTCACGCGCCCATCTTGCTCGGGCCACACAATCCCTTCCGGTCGCAGGGCATAGGCGGTGCGCATCACATCGATCAGATCCCAGCGGCTGTTACCGCCCTGCCACTCACGCGCATAAGGGTCGAAAAAGTTGCGGTACAGGCTGTAGCGGGTCATTTCGTCGTCGAATCGCAAGGTGTTGTAACCCGCGCCACACGTACCGGGCGCTGACAGTTCGGCATGCACCCGGGTCATGAACTCCGCTTCGGCAAGGCCCTTCTGCGCCAGTACCTGCGGGGTAATCCCGGTGATCGCGCACGCCGCCGGATGGGGCAGGATATCGTCGCTGGGCTGACAATAAAGATTGACCGGCGCGCCGACTTCGTTGAGCTCGAGGTCGGTACGAATGCCGGCTACCTGCAGCGGGCGATCGCTGCGCGGGTTGATCCCGGTGGTTTCATAGTCGTACCAGAAAATGGAGGTCACGGGCTGTTCCTGTGCTGAAGACCGGCAAAGTCTAGGCGCTGGGGGGTGTCAGGGGCCAGCGATACCTTCACTGTACAAACACCCAGTAAACTCTTGAAGGGTTGCTTCCAGCCTCGACACTGCTAGCATCCGTCTCTCTGAGTCGCTTCGCACTGCCAAGGATCGCAATGCCAACAGCCCCTTTGGATACCCGCTACCAGATCGAGACCCCCG
This region of Pseudomonas sp. MUP55 genomic DNA includes:
- the secA gene encoding preprotein translocase subunit SecA, whose product is MFAPLLKKLFGSKNEREVKRMLKTVQLVNAFEEQMVALSDEQLRAKTQEFKARIAKGETLDKLLPEAFAVAREAGKRVMGMRHFDVQLIGGMTLHEGMIAEMRTGEGKTLVATLGVYLNALSGKGVHVVTVNDYLARRDANWMRPLYEFLGLTVGVVTPFQPPEEKRAAYAADITYGTNNEFGFDYLRDNMAFSMEEKFQRELNFAVIDEVDSILIDEARTPLIISGQAEDSSRLYTEINKLIPRLEQHIEEVEGVVTKDGHFTIDEKTRQVELNEAGHQFVEDMLTQIGLLAEGESLYSAHNLGLLTHVYAGLRAHKLFHRNVEYIVQDGQVVLVDEHTGRTMPGRRLSEGLHQAIEAKEMLNIQAESQTLASTTFQNYFRLYNKLSGMTGTADTEAFEFHQIYGLSVVVIPPNKPLARKDFNDLVFLTAEEKYAAIINDIKDGMAKGRPILVGTATIETSEHVSNLLNKEGIEHKVLNAKFHEKEAEIIAQAGRPGALTIATNMAGRGTDILLGGNWEVEVASLDNPTPEQIAQIKADWQKRHQAVLESGGLQVIASERHESRRIDNQLRGRAGRQGDAGSSRFYLSLEDSLMRIFASDRVKNFMKALGMQSGEAIEHRMVTNAIEKAQRKVEGRNFDIRKQLLEFDDVNNEQRKVIYHMRNTLLAADNIGETIADFRQDVLNATVSAHIPPQSLPEQWDVAGLEAALKSDFGVDLPVQQWLDEDDHLYEETLREKLMAELLAAYNEKEEQASAEALRTFEKQIVLRVLDDLWKDHLSTMDHLRHGIHLRGYAQKNPKQEYKRESFTLFSELLDSIKRDSIRVLSHVQVRREDPIEEEARLRQEAEALAARMQFQHDEAPGLDTPEVLGEEVDVALAQTPVRNDQKLGRNELCYCGSGKKFKHCHGQIE
- a CDS encoding DUF721 domain-containing protein; the protein is MAFRPLTARAPGVLLREAKPLKAIFGHAQRLGRLQRLLESQLQPAAREHCHVASWREGNLLLIVTDGHWATRLRYQQKRLQRQLMEFDEFAGLTRIQFKVQPPTVLRSTAGNTMDLSQTAAETLQATAEGINDPGLRAALERLAAHARPKP
- a CDS encoding polysaccharide deacetylase family protein; this encodes MAERSVMLVLHDVAPSTWADYRPFVEAVDALGDVPITWLVVPDFHHHNALAAHGDFRRLLDSRVARGDELALHGYYHCDEQPRPRTPKEWFMRRIYTHEGEFYQLSEAEALQRLTDGIEVFQRNDWPLHGFVAPAWLMSQGTRLALRQLPLSYTSDPQHLYRLPDFTRIPAPGLVWSARSAWRRGLSKVLSDQREQRWQTAPVIRLGLHPVDMRHAFSRHYWLHTLQRLLDDGRTPHTKAAWLSTLPCAG
- a CDS encoding methyl-accepting chemotaxis protein; protein product: MVNSDEQSNRTNSVAAAINQLGAAAQEIARNAAQASNQASDARHLAEDGQQVVERNIKAMTQLSSMISTSSTHIEALNSKTVNIGQILEVITSISQQTNLLALNAAIEAARAGEAGRGFAVVADEVRNLAHRTQESAQQVQKMIEELQVGARDSVSTMSESQRHSQDSVEIANLAGERLSSVTQRIGEIDGMNQSVATATEEQTSVVESINMDITEINTLNQEGVENLQSTLRACADLERQAARLKQMVGSFRI
- a CDS encoding glycosyltransferase family 1 protein; protein product: MHIADITMFYAPASGGVRTYLDAKHRRLALKPGIRHSLLVPGAHLSERDGIFEVPAAPLPFGKGYRFPLRLAPWRNVLHDLQPDLIEVGDPYLTAWAALDARRQLDVPVIGFYHSDLPLLVRNRMGAWLTPNVEAYVSKLYGNFDRVLAPSQVMADKLTGLGVKNVFVQPLGVDLQTFTPAARDPGLRAELGIDEDTRLLIFAGRGSKEKNLPVLLNCMKRLGEGYHLLLVGSGMPASVPDNVTVVDGFRPAQHVARLMASADALLHGGDQETFGLVILEAMACGIPVVAVAAGAFTEIVDERCGLLCAPNNPKAMADAVRELFGADSRRLGEQARRHVEQHYAWDAVVDSLLGHYHAVLGTHKPMLAHG
- a CDS encoding helicase HerA-like domain-containing protein, which translates into the protein MPDSTQLLIGAGPDGQPIAQSMRLANRHGLIAGATGTGKTVTLQRLAEAFSDAGVAVFAADIKGDLCGLGAAANPQGKVAERIAGMPFLDYAPKAYPVTLWDIHGQSGHPLRTTISEMGPLLLGSLLELTDSQQSALYATFKVADREGLLLLDLKDLKALLNHLRYHPELLGDDAALMTTGSSQALLRRLAVLEQQGAEALFGEPALQLEDILQPASDGRGRIHLLDASRLVHDAPKVYATFLLWLLAELFEQLPERGDAEKPLLALFFDEAHLLFADTPKALQDRLEQVVRLIRSKGVGVYFVTQSPGDLPDTVLAQLGLRIQHGLRAFTTKEQKSLRAVADGFRPNPAFEALAVLTELGTGEALVGTLQEKGTPEVVQRVLVAPPQSRIGPLTEAERAALVASSPLQGRYDKPIDRESAYEVLMARKDLGPTEEAKPTTEEPSFTDKAGAFLGTAAGKALKSAMQQAANQMGRQLVRGLLGSLLGGSKRK